A stretch of DNA from Ochotona princeps isolate mOchPri1 chromosome 30, mOchPri1.hap1, whole genome shotgun sequence:
ACGTACTCCAGGATCAGGTACACCTCCCTCTCCGTCTCGTACACCTCATGCAGCTGCACTATGTTGGGGTGCGAGAGGCTCCGCACGATGGCGATCTCACTGTCAACCATGTCCTCCTTCCCCTTGAGCCTGGACTTGTCGATGATCTTCATGGCGTAGGCCAGCCTGGTTTCCCGGTGCCTACACTCCTTCACCACGGCGAAGTTACCATCCCCGACCACACGGCCAGTCTCATAGTGCTTCTCCACACTGACTGTGAGGATGCCTGTTGGCCGTGGCTTCCGCCCCCCTGGCCGCTCTGCCTTGCTCTCCTCAGGCCTCATCCTGGACTCCTTCTCCACCCTGGCCGGTGGCTCGTCTCTGAGAATTGTCTTCCTCCCAGCGGACGCACCTGCCCTCCTCTCCTCGGGGTTGGCCTGATGCTCTCTCGGGAGCCAGTCACCACCGCCTTGCTTGGTCCTGCACgtgagcctggagtctctttgCACCTCCCTTGACCCCTCCCCCGGGCCCACTGAAGCCTCTCGAACATCCTTgagtgccctggctgccccaggaGCATGGCTCTCCTGCTCCTCCATGTCCCTGTCCTCCTTCTTGTCCAAATTCTTGCCAGGCCTCCTCAGCTCCTGAGTGGCATCCCTGAGGCTGCTCTGGTGGCCACCACCCTTGTGTGTGTCGTCCCCAGCCTCAGGAGACCTCCTGCAGCTGCGCGTCCTAGCCAACTTCTCCACGTCATACCTGCGGCACCTGCCCAGGTCCAGCTCGCTGGTGCCCAGTGACAGCCTCTCCTTGTGCAGGCCCTGctgcagctctctctctttcttgcactTCTCACACCTGACCGTGTCCCCTGAGATCTTCTGATGCTCTAGCCCTGGGGGCTTCTCGCCACCCGTGGGCCTCTCCTCTGCCTTGGCCTCCCTGGGTGGCTTGCTGCCTGCTTCAGGCTCCCGTCTGCTCCTTCCCCACTTCTTCTGGCCTCTGGGCTTGTCCTCGGGTGCCACGTCCGTGGGGCTCttcccctggggcctgctggtGACCTTGCCCCCAGGGACCTCACTGCAGTTTTTGGCCAGCTCATTCTCCCCGACTTTCAGAGCCTTGCCGTAGAGCCTGCTTCTGAGCCTTGGCGATGGCATCAGGCTGTGCTGGGTCAAGGTCAGGGCCCGGGCTCTGTTGGGGTACAGCTCTTCCATGGCCACCTGAATGCTCTTCAACGTCAACGGCTCTTTGCCCATGGCAATGAAAGCGTCACCCTCTCGGAAGAAATCCGAGATGCTCCTGATCTCCCTGCCTTTGATGCTGAACAACTTCCGCACGCGGTCCTGCTTCCAGCACGGGAAGCCCAAGGCCTCTGAGAtgtcagccaggagctgctcGAAGGTCTGCCCCGAGCGCCTGCTCAGCAGCAGGGTGACCTTGCGCagcggctgcccacccagcttCACCACGGTCACCACCCGGGGCTTCAGCGGGCCGAGCTCAGCGGGCCTGAACACGGGCACAGCAGGGCCACACGGCCCCGTTGGGGGCTTCTCCAGCCTGCCTCGGCCGGC
This window harbors:
- the DCLK3 gene encoding serine/threonine-protein kinase DCLK3, yielding MPAAAPAPRPPPPPARPAPGCPTLPAPGHRGICAHPLRYLSSKISERKLQPGSCWLPAGRGRLEKPPTGPCGPAVPVFRPAELGPLKPRVVTVVKLGGQPLRKVTLLLSRRSGQTFEQLLADISEALGFPCWKQDRVRKLFSIKGREIRSISDFFREGDAFIAMGKEPLTLKSIQVAMEELYPNRARALTLTQHSLMPSPRLRSRLYGKALKVGENELAKNCSEVPGGKVTSRPQGKSPTDVAPEDKPRGQKKWGRSRREPEAGSKPPREAKAEERPTGGEKPPGLEHQKISGDTVRCEKCKKERELQQGLHKERLSLGTSELDLGRCRRYDVEKLARTRSCRRSPEAGDDTHKGGGHQSSLRDATQELRRPGKNLDKKEDRDMEEQESHAPGAARALKDVREASVGPGEGSREVQRDSRLTCRTKQGGGDWLPREHQANPEERRAGASAGRKTILRDEPPARVEKESRMRPEESKAERPGGRKPRPTGILTVSVEKHYETGRVVGDGNFAVVKECRHRETRLAYAMKIIDKSRLKGKEDMVDSEIAIVRSLSHPNIVQLHEVYETEREVYLILEYVQGGDLFDAIIESVKFPESVAALMVKDLCRALVHMHGKNIVHRDLKPENLLVQRNEDKSTTLKLADFGLAKHVVRPLFTVCGTPTYVAPEILSEKGYGLEVDMWAAGVILYILLCGFPPFRSPERDQDELFNIIQLGHFEFLAPYWDSISDAAKDLVSRLLVVDPKKRYTAHQVLQHPWIEAAGKSTADLPEEASPSSEGLGRSQRKRIAEHAS